One Temnothorax longispinosus isolate EJ_2023e chromosome 8, Tlon_JGU_v1, whole genome shotgun sequence genomic region harbors:
- the LOC139818254 gene encoding uncharacterized protein, translating to MGGVTVLLAGDFRQTLPVVPRGTRADEVKACVKKSHLWSLIRKISIRKNIRVHLKGDVFAGQFSKILLKIGDGEYPETEGKVIIPASLGLVVKTLESLINKIYPDIADIKEKSMDWLCERAILTPRNDKTGVINDILLKLFEEEEMN from the coding sequence ATGGGGGGAGTGACCGTGCTGCTTGCTGGAGATTTCAGACAGACTTTGCCAGTAGTGCCAAGGGGAACTCGAGCAGACGAAGTCAAGGCGTGTGTAAAGAAATCACATTTGTGGTCCCTTATTAGGAAAATCTCTATCAGGAAGAATATAAGAGTACACTTGAAAGGTGATGTTTTTGCAGggcaattttcaaaaatactattaaaaattggaGATGGAGAGTATCCTGAGACGGAAGGAAAGGTGATTATTCCTGCGAGTCTAGGTTTAGTAGTAAAAACCCTAGAGAGCcttattaataagatatacCCTGATATTGCGGATATCAAAGAGAAATCTATGGATTGGCTGTGCGAGCGTGCCATTCTGACCCCTAGGAATGATAAAACTGGTGTCATTAATGACAttcttcttaaattattcgaggaagaagaaatgaaTTAG
- the LOC139818255 gene encoding uncharacterized protein, protein MAIEFLNVNGEMVSHIIVPIIGDGACLFRALSYLMYNTQLMAREVREIIVSHVVDNWEEFSIMSHDSLGNNYNSFNEYFDEMSKPFTYGGLCELVAAGQLFGFVFEVYRNGELYESFGAEGHPVRRLRFTQDISKGHFDAYEQCEPEEVINTSSFSQLDSTSHLSQATLFSVPNKAHGKRPTRYTNAKRRKQLKDASRKYAQNNPEVHRAAVARYQKNNPEVNRAAVARYQKNNPEVNRAAVARYQQNNPEMHRAAVARYQQNNLEMHRAAVARYQQNNPEMHRVAESRYEQSNPGRRVERRVLPWMVKAYSGMAYDPDVAYEADSTIALGTMSHKCQYCNAFKWKEETLGMCCNAGRVQLSPFEPLPEPLYSLVMGSHPEHVHFMNYIRKYNGCFSMTSFGGKQVLQDGFIPTFKVQGQVYHLVKSLLPVPEQEARFLQIYFVGEDEREVRLRCSNFSDVKQGLVKELQRMLHDVNSYIKDLKTTLDKVSPTCKKFEVVIHADRKPADAHRGRFNAPIANEVALVIVGQQFDQRDIVLQSHDNKLRRISEIHRSYDALQYPLLFCRGEDGYSITIPQRDPQTKLLLKNLVSAASFYSYRIMIREGEVNHLVYFRSFFSQFLVDMYVKIETERLNYIRNNQAQLRADSYIHLRDAVGRQDADVAQLGQMVVLPSSFTGRPRYMHERTQDAMTYVRYHGRPDLFITFTCNPKWNDITDALLPGQKSYDRHDIIARVFHLKVKKMMALLNKGSLFGKVWCFMYSVEWQKRGLPYIHILLWLEQRIFSDMIDKVICAEIPDPLKDSLLHNIVKANMIHGPCGGLNHNSPCMKEGRCSKSSVKSIKYICKYVNKGSDQAVFALESEKDEVKLYKSGRYISSSEAIWRILAFPIHERYPIVFHLAVHLENGQRVYFNSKNLAERLNNPPQTTFLAFFELFKTDDFAKTFLYSEVPSYFVWKNNKFVRRKQGKDVDGWPEIKKDSELGRVYTIHPNNTECYYLCLLLHEIRGPTSFLDLKTANGVFCHTFQSTCKALGLLEDNKQWDNTLEEAALCDSPLKLRELFTVMLAFCQLSEPQSLWEKYKDSFSEDITRQVERELQGSAQQVMDEVYNRCLVLIENAVVALGGKELQQYGLPQPKRSGGVLGNRDYLRETNYDVNALTEVVSNNEGLLTDEKLAVYRQVLSSVESGAGQVFFLDAPGGTGKTFLINLLLARVKSDRGIALAVASSGIAATLLEGGRTAHAAFKLPLNGIKHNPQRY, encoded by the exons ATGGCAATcgagtttttaaatgttaatggAGAGATGGTATCTCACATTATTGTCCCCATCATAGGGGATGGAGCCTGCCTGTTCCGGGCCCTCTCCTATCTCATGTATAACACACAGTTAATGGCGAGGGAAGTGCGTGAGATAATCGTGAGTCATGTGGTGGATAACTGGGAGGAATTTTCAATTATGTCCCACGACAGCTTGGGGAACAATTACAATAGCTTCAACGAGTATTTTGATGAAATGTCGAAACCCTTTACTTATGGTGGTTTATGCGAGTTGGTGGCGGCTGGGCAACTGTTTGGGTTTGTTTTTGAGGTTTACCGAAATGGTGAGCTCTATGAGAGTTTTGGTGCGGAAGGTCACCCTGTTAGAAGGCTACGTTTTACACAGGACATTTCTAAGGGACATTTTGATGCGTATGAGCAATGTGAACCTGAGGAAGTGATCAACACATCGTCCTTCTCTCAGCTTGATTCCACCTCACACCTCTCACAGGCAACACTTTTTTCTGTTCCTAATAAGGCTCATGGAAAACGTCCGACTAGATACACCAATGCGAAAAGGAGGAAGCAACTTAAAGATGCGTCAAGAAAATATGCACAGAATAACCCTGAGGTCCACAGAGCAGCGGTGGCTAGGTATCAAAAAAATAACCCAGAGGTGAACAGAGCAGCGGTGGCTAGGTACCAAAAAAATAACCCCGAGGTGAACAGAGCAGCGGTGGCTAGGTACCAACAAAATAACCCCGAGATGCACAGAGCAGCGGTGGCTAGGTACCAACAAAATAACCTCGAGATGCACAGAGCAGCGGTGGCTAGGTACCAACAAAATAACCCTGAGATGCATAGAGTGGCAGAGTCTCGGTATGAACAAAGTAATCCTGGAAGAAGAGTAGAAAGGCGAGTACTTCCGTGGATGGTCAAAGCCTACTCAGGCATGGCATATGATCCTGATGTGGCTTATGAGGCAGACAGCACTATAGCTTTGGGAACCATGAGCCACAAGTGCCAGTACTGTAATGCTTTCAAGTGGAAGGAGGAGACCCTCGGCATGTGCTGCAACGCTGGAAGGGTGCAGCTTTCACCCTTCGAACCTCTGCCTGAGCCTCTATACAGTTTGGTAATGGGCAGCCACCCAGAGCATGTCCACTTTATGAACTATATTAGAAAGTACAATGGCTGCTTCAGTATGACATCATTCGGGGGCAAGCAGGTTCTACAAGACGGCTTCATACCGACCTTTAAAGTTCAGGGGCAGGTATATCACTTGGTAAAAAGTCTGCTGCCAGTACCTGAACAGGAAGCtcgatttttacaaatttattttgtggGCGAGGATGAAAGGGAAGTGAGATTAAGATGTAGCAACTTTTCAGATGTCAAACAGGGATTAGTCAAAGAACTGCAGAGAATGTTACATGATGTCAACAGCTACATAAAAGACCTGAAGACCACTTTAGATAAGGTATCTCCAACTTGCAAAAAGTTTGAAGTTGTCATCCATGCAGATAGAAAACCTGCTGACGCTCATAGAGGTCGTTTCAACGCACCGATAGCAAATGAGGTAGCTCTGGTGATTGTTGGTCAGCAATTCGATCAGCGAGACATCGTGCTGCAGAGCCACGATAACAAACTGCGGCGCATTAGCGAGATTCACCGGTCATACGACGCCTTGCAGTACCCGCTCCTGTTTTGCCGTGGCGAGGATGGATACTCGATTACCATTCCACAGCGCGACCCTCAGACTAAGTTGCTACTTAAGAATTTAGTTTCCGCAGCGAGCTTCTACTCATATCGAATTATGATTAGGGAAGGGGAAGTCAACCACTTGGTGTactttcgttctttttttagtCAATTCCTGGTTGACATGTACGTCAAAATAGAGACAGAAAGGTTGAACTACATTAGGAACAACCAGGCGCAGCTGAGGGCAGACAGCTACATTCACCTGAGGGACGCCGTGGGAAGGCAGGATGCTGACGTTGCTCAGCTGGGCCAAATGGTGGTGCTTCCGTCATCTTTCACTGGAAGACCTCGCTACATGCATGAGCGGACTCAAGACGCTATGACATACGTCCGTTATCATGGCCGTCCTGATCTGTTCATCACCTTTACCTGTAACCCAAAGTGGAATGATATAACAGATGCATTATTGCCTGGGCAAAAATCTTACGATCGTCACGACATTATAGCTAGGGTATTTCATCTTAAGGTGAAGAAGATGATGGCACTTTTGAATAAGGGTAGTCTGTTTGGAAAAGTGTGGTGCTTTATGTACTCTGTGGAGTGGCAAAAGCGAGGTCTGCCTTACATCCACATATTGCTGTGGCTAGAGCAGCGCATCTTTTCAGACATGATCGACAAAGTCATCTGTGCGGAAATACCTGATCCTTTAAAAGACTCTCTTCTCCACAATATCGTTAAGGCCAACATGATTCATGGTCCATGCGGGGGCTTAAATCACAATTCGCCTTGCATGAAAGAAGGCAGGTGCAGCAAGAG TTCTGTTAAGTCTATCAAGTACATTTGCAAATACGTGAACAAGGGAAGTGATCAGGCGGTTTTTGCTTTGGAGAGTGAGAAGGATGAGGTGAAGTTGTACAAGAGTGGGCGATACATCAGCAGCTCAGAGGCAATTTGGAGAATTTTAGCGTTCCCTATTCATGAGAGGTATCCCATTGTCTTTCATCTCGCTGTTCACCTTGAAAATGGTCAGCGTGTGTATTTCAACTCTAAGAACTTGGCTGAGAGGCTCAATAACCCTCCTCAGACAACATTCTTAGCTTTTTTTGAACTTTTCAAAACTGACGATTTTGCAAAAACCTTCCTGTACTCTGAGGTTCCTTCATACTTTGTGTGGAAAAATAACAAGTTTGTGAGAAGAAAGCAGGGGAAGGATGTTGATGGTTGGCCAGAAATAAAGAAGGACTCCGAGCTGGGAAGAGTGTATACCATTCATCCAAACAACACCGAGTGTTATTATCTTTGTTTGTTGCTACATGAGATTCGAGGTCCAACGTCTTTTTTAGATTTGAAGACTGCGAATGGTGTCTTCTGTCACACATTCCAGTCTACATGCAAGGCATTAGGTTTGCTGGAAGATAACAAGCAATGGGACAATACCTTGGAGGAAGCTGCATTATGTGATTCCCCTTTAAAGCTGAGAGAGCTTTTTACAGTGATGTTGGCATTCTGCCAACTTTCAGAACCTCAGAGTCTTTGGGAAAAGTACAAAGACAGCTTCTCAGAGGATATTACGCGGCAGGTGGAGAGAGAGTTGCAAGGCAGTGCGCAACAGGTGATGGATGAGGTGTACAATAGATGTCTGGTGTTGATTGAAAACGCAGTGGTGGCTTTGGGAGGAAAAGAGTTGCAACAGTATGGCCTGCCTCAGCCAAAAAGATCTGGAGGAGTATTGGGGAACCGAGACTATTTGAGGGAGACAAATTACGACGTAAATGCCTTGACAGAAGTGGTGTCGAATAACGAGGGTTTATTGACAGATGAGAAGCTCGCTGTTTATCGGCAGGTTCTTAGTAGCGTTGAGTCAGGTGCTGGTCAGGTATTTTTCCTAGATGCTCCTGGTGGTACTGGGAAGACCTTCCTTATCAATTTACTTCTGGCGAGGGTAAAAAGTGATCGTGGAATTGCATTGGCTGTCGCATCATCAGGTATCGCTGCTACGTTGTTGGAGGGAGGGAGGACCGCTCACGCTGCTTTTAAACTTCCTCTGAATGGCATTAAGCACAACCCTCAAAGATATTAG